The Bernardetia sp. genome has a segment encoding these proteins:
- a CDS encoding BlaI/MecI/CopY family transcriptional regulator gives MQELTKAEEKIMQLLWDAEKAFVKELIEKIEGKKPSYTTVSTIVRILETKKFVGHKAYGNTHQYFPLISREEYAKFATRSVLDRYFDGSFKKLVSFFAKKEEIDIEELDDIMKMMEKEEKKDDTHSNS, from the coding sequence ATGCAAGAACTCACAAAAGCCGAAGAGAAGATTATGCAACTTCTTTGGGATGCTGAAAAAGCATTTGTCAAAGAACTCATAGAAAAAATTGAAGGAAAAAAACCAAGCTACACAACAGTTTCTACGATTGTTAGAATTTTAGAAACAAAAAAATTTGTCGGACACAAAGCCTATGGCAACACACACCAATATTTCCCACTCATTAGCCGAGAAGAATATGCCAAGTTTGCAACAAGAAGCGTTTTGGATAGATATTTTGATGGTTCGTTTAAAAAGCTCGTCTCATTTTTTGCTAAAAAAGAGGAAATAGACATCGAAGAGCTAGACGACATTATGAAAATGATGGAAAAAGAAGAGAAAAAAGATGATACACACTCTAATTCTTAG